One Aulosira sp. FACHB-615 DNA segment encodes these proteins:
- a CDS encoding AAA family ATPase — MIQIAGYDIVDKIHEGTATVVYRGRKKRQQQPVIIKLFKSEYPTLEEITRLRHEYRILKDFVSERVVKAYKLEKYQNAFALILEDFGGQSLSQILISKQLTVIECLQIAIALAETLIDLEKAAIIHKDIKPSNIIINVESEQVKLTDFGLSSRLFLEKPTIGNPNLLEGTLAYIAPEQTGRMNRSIDYRSDFYSLGVTLYEMLTGKLPFTNHDPLELVHCHIAKKPIPPKQYQHIPQAVSDIVMKLLAKNAEDRYQSPEGLKFDLETCLRQLQAGGDIKDFTPGQRDRGNQLLIPQKLYGRETEVSTLMDAFERVSQGATEMMLVSGYSGIGKTSIVNEVHKPIVAARGYFIAGKFDQFKQDIPYAAFIQAFQELIRQLLTENERQIAIWQQKLLAAFGANGKVLIDVIPEVALIVGSQPDVPKLGTIESQNRFNRVFQQFVNVFCQPEHPLVIFLDDLQWADSASLKLLKLLMTDDSSRYLFLIGAYRDNEVSPTHKFIQTLQKIRQKNTVVHTITVKPLLLTHIQQLIEDTLNQGSITNKIELLAELVFHKTQGNPFFLTQLLKSLYSENLLVYHVATDSWHWDIQEIQTVGITDYNIVELIARNIRKLPLETQKLLQLAACIGNQFNLKVLSAVHDNSEIITANHLWSALQAGLILPLSSNYKIPLVFEEKESNLLKLSNTKINYKFLHDRVQQAAYSLIPETKRKTTHLRIGKLLLKNTSPETQKDNIFALVNQLNFGIDLLQTQIEKDELAQLNLLAGQKAKAATAYEAAVKYLNIGLQLLSPDSWTSQYTLTWNFYLETAEAEYININLEQALFLCNQAIKKISHLLDGVKFYQLKIKIYLAKNQVDIVLDIGQQLLEMLGVTLVKSSPAIDIEQLSHLSLMTDKYKLAAMEILMLLWPPACFAESSITIPILHTMIELSIQYGNSPPCIFAYAAYGQLMAWSVPDINLGYQMGQLALQLLDQLNAKKYKSQSLLTVAISLTHHKEHIQATINPIYEAIESGLEVGDIEYACHAANFYCCHIFFAAQHLDTVAQTQNEYIEFVSKFEQKHQLGLIKTCAQTVDNLRNSSVVKTQLTGDILDEDEFINSVKSTKNTLPLFDVYAYKVWLCYLFEKYDECLEFVELTFQYSLFMQTSVLFRYHNWFYSLALLAQKQEIHEQETYIIQVEKNQEIMKYWAEHAPMNHLHKYQLVEAEKARVLGKTLSAMELYDLAIAGATHNGYLQDEALTYELAAKFYLGLGRQEIARTYMTKAHYSYICWGAIAKVKDLEAKYSQILFVSQKKLTSAKNHISTSSTTSSSSQLLDATTIIKASQTLASEIILENLLEKLMNIVIENAGAQTGFLILKQQEKLLIQAKGVVDNSKVVVYESLLAETSQQLPHSLINYVVRTQEDVILTDAVHEGIFTTDTYILQNQPKSVLCTPILHQGELFGLLYLENNLAVGAFTAERLEVLKILSSQAAISIQNAQLYQNLKQEIQERQQAEEALRESEKKLTQILEAVPVGIFVVDPQGEADYANQTARKILAVDQSPTTELTEIYQAYLQGTAKHYPTETQPIIRALHGESIVIDDLKLEQGNKVVPLEVLATPIFDNKGEIIYAIAAFQDITQRQQAEAERAKFTQELAQKNTALQQATEQLAESNRNLEAKVQERTKELSQTLDILKATQAELVIENALLRSTEQTLTYEYQVGGSLPIDAPTYVVRQADRHLYKALKQGEFCYIFNARQMGKSSLRVQIMKRLQAENFACAAMDISEIGNQQLTLEQWYAGFVYMLASSLNILAQVNIRSWWREHELLSPVQHLSKFIDEIVLENIQQNIVIFIDEIDSLLNLNFAIDDFFILLRSFYNKRADLPRYQRLTFVLLGVAHPSQLILDKKRTPFNIGQAIQLSGFQLHEAQPLLQGLTERVGNAQNVLKEVLAWTGGQPFLTQKLCKLIRNSSTSIPQGSEASWIENLVQTQVIENWEAQDEPEHLKTIRDRLLNIESQTVTRLTLYREIWHQGTIVAVDSLEERELLLSGLVVKQQGNLRIHNRIYQFVFNADWIEQMLCKYTI; from the coding sequence ATGATTCAAATAGCAGGATATGACATTGTAGACAAAATCCATGAAGGTACAGCTACAGTTGTTTATCGAGGTAGAAAAAAACGACAACAGCAGCCAGTAATTATTAAACTGTTCAAGTCGGAATATCCTACATTAGAAGAAATTACTCGCTTACGCCATGAATATAGAATTCTCAAAGATTTTGTAAGTGAGCGAGTTGTTAAAGCTTACAAATTAGAAAAATATCAAAATGCTTTTGCGCTGATTTTAGAAGATTTTGGTGGTCAATCTTTAAGTCAAATTTTGATATCTAAGCAATTAACAGTTATAGAGTGCTTACAAATAGCGATCGCTTTAGCAGAAACATTAATTGATTTAGAGAAAGCGGCAATTATTCATAAAGATATTAAGCCCAGTAATATTATTATCAATGTAGAAAGTGAACAGGTAAAATTAACTGACTTTGGTTTATCTTCCCGACTATTTTTAGAAAAGCCGACTATCGGCAACCCTAACTTATTAGAAGGTACTTTAGCCTATATCGCACCAGAACAAACAGGGAGAATGAATCGCTCGATTGACTATCGTAGCGATTTTTATTCTTTGGGTGTGACTTTATATGAAATGCTGACAGGTAAATTACCATTTACCAATCATGATCCACTAGAGTTAGTTCATTGTCACATTGCCAAAAAACCCATCCCACCCAAGCAATATCAGCACATTCCGCAGGCTGTGTCGGATATTGTGATGAAACTGTTAGCGAAAAACGCTGAGGATAGATATCAAAGTCCAGAGGGGTTGAAATTTGATTTAGAAACTTGTCTTAGACAGTTGCAAGCAGGTGGAGACATTAAAGATTTTACACCTGGTCAGCGCGATCGCGGTAATCAACTGTTAATTCCGCAAAAGCTTTATGGTAGAGAAACAGAAGTTAGCACATTGATGGATGCTTTCGAGCGAGTTAGCCAAGGCGCAACAGAAATGATGCTAGTTTCTGGTTATTCGGGTATTGGAAAAACATCGATTGTTAATGAAGTTCACAAACCAATTGTTGCAGCCAGAGGATATTTTATTGCAGGTAAATTTGACCAGTTTAAACAAGATATTCCTTATGCAGCTTTCATTCAAGCTTTTCAAGAATTAATTCGTCAACTCTTAACAGAAAATGAACGGCAAATAGCAATTTGGCAACAGAAGTTATTAGCGGCTTTTGGTGCTAATGGTAAAGTGCTGATTGATGTGATTCCCGAAGTCGCATTAATTGTTGGTTCACAACCAGATGTCCCTAAATTGGGTACCATTGAATCTCAAAATCGATTTAACCGCGTTTTTCAACAATTTGTCAATGTTTTCTGTCAACCAGAACATCCATTAGTCATTTTTTTAGATGATTTACAATGGGCAGATTCTGCATCATTAAAATTACTTAAGCTGTTGATGACAGATGACAGTAGCCGATATTTATTCTTAATCGGTGCGTACCGCGATAACGAAGTTAGCCCGACTCATAAATTTATTCAAACGCTACAAAAAATCCGGCAAAAAAACACTGTGGTGCATACTATCACGGTAAAACCTCTGTTGCTGACTCATATCCAACAACTGATAGAAGATACATTAAATCAAGGGAGCATAACTAACAAAATTGAGTTATTAGCCGAATTGGTTTTTCATAAAACTCAAGGTAATCCATTTTTCTTAACTCAATTACTCAAAAGTTTATATAGCGAAAATCTCTTGGTATATCATGTAGCTACAGACAGTTGGCATTGGGATATTCAGGAAATTCAAACAGTAGGCATTACTGACTATAATATTGTCGAATTAATTGCCAGAAATATTCGTAAATTACCATTAGAAACACAGAAACTATTGCAGTTGGCAGCTTGTATTGGTAATCAATTTAATTTAAAAGTTTTATCAGCAGTCCATGACAATTCAGAGATTATCACCGCTAATCATTTATGGAGTGCTTTGCAAGCAGGTTTGATTCTGCCCTTATCTTCCAATTATAAAATTCCTTTGGTCTTTGAAGAGAAAGAATCAAATCTCCTGAAATTGAGCAATACGAAAATTAATTATAAATTCTTACATGACCGAGTGCAACAGGCTGCTTATTCTCTAATTCCTGAAACCAAAAGAAAAACTACTCATTTAAGAATTGGGAAACTACTCCTTAAAAATACTTCACCAGAAACCCAAAAAGATAATATATTTGCCCTAGTCAATCAATTGAATTTTGGCATTGATTTACTACAAACACAAATCGAAAAAGATGAATTAGCGCAACTAAATCTCCTAGCTGGACAAAAGGCAAAAGCCGCTACAGCCTATGAAGCGGCTGTGAAATACTTAAATATTGGTCTACAACTGCTAAGTCCTGATAGTTGGACAAGTCAATATACCTTAACTTGGAATTTTTATCTAGAAACAGCAGAGGCAGAATACATCAATATTAATTTAGAGCAAGCCTTATTTTTATGCAATCAAGCCATCAAAAAAATTAGTCATCTTCTTGATGGGGTGAAATTTTATCAACTAAAAATTAAAATTTATTTAGCTAAAAATCAAGTAGATATTGTTTTAGATATTGGTCAGCAACTTTTAGAAATGCTGGGTGTTACTTTAGTAAAATCATCACCAGCAATTGATATTGAGCAGTTATCTCACCTGTCACTGATGACTGATAAATATAAATTAGCAGCAATGGAAATTTTAATGTTGCTTTGGCCTCCTGCTTGTTTTGCCGAAAGCAGCATCACAATTCCCATTCTGCACACAATGATTGAGCTTTCGATACAATACGGCAATTCTCCACCATGTATATTTGCTTATGCCGCCTATGGTCAATTGATGGCTTGGTCAGTGCCGGATATTAATTTAGGCTATCAGATGGGACAGTTGGCTCTGCAACTCTTAGATCAATTAAATGCTAAAAAATATAAATCTCAATCTTTGTTAACAGTTGCAATTAGTTTGACTCATCATAAAGAGCATATTCAAGCAACTATCAATCCGATATATGAAGCAATTGAAAGTGGTTTAGAAGTGGGAGATATTGAATATGCTTGCCATGCGGCTAACTTTTATTGTTGTCATATCTTTTTTGCTGCACAACATTTAGATACTGTTGCCCAAACTCAAAATGAATATATAGAGTTTGTCAGTAAATTTGAACAAAAACATCAACTAGGACTCATTAAAACCTGCGCTCAGACAGTAGACAATTTACGCAATTCATCTGTGGTCAAAACGCAATTAACTGGCGATATTTTAGATGAAGATGAATTTATTAATTCTGTTAAATCTACTAAAAATACTTTGCCATTATTTGATGTTTATGCTTATAAAGTATGGCTATGTTATTTATTTGAAAAATATGACGAGTGTTTAGAGTTTGTAGAATTGACATTCCAATATAGTCTATTCATGCAAACAAGTGTGTTATTTAGATATCATAACTGGTTTTATTCTTTAGCGTTATTGGCTCAAAAACAGGAAATACATGAACAAGAAACATACATTATTCAAGTAGAAAAAAACCAAGAAATCATGAAATATTGGGCGGAACATGCCCCGATGAATCATCTACATAAATATCAATTAGTCGAGGCAGAAAAAGCTAGGGTATTGGGAAAAACATTGTCGGCAATGGAACTTTATGATTTAGCTATTGCAGGTGCTACACATAATGGATATCTTCAAGATGAAGCTCTGACTTATGAATTAGCCGCTAAGTTTTATTTAGGGTTAGGCAGACAAGAAATTGCCCGGACTTATATGACAAAAGCCCACTATAGTTATATCTGCTGGGGTGCAATTGCTAAGGTTAAAGATTTAGAAGCAAAATATTCACAGATACTCTTTGTTTCCCAAAAAAAATTAACATCAGCTAAAAATCATATTTCTACTTCTTCTACTACTAGTAGTAGTTCACAATTATTAGATGCTACAACAATTATTAAAGCTTCTCAAACACTTGCTAGTGAAATTATTTTAGAAAATTTACTAGAAAAGTTAATGAATATTGTAATTGAGAATGCTGGCGCTCAAACTGGGTTTTTGATTTTAAAGCAGCAAGAAAAGCTATTAATTCAAGCGAAGGGTGTTGTAGATAATTCCAAGGTAGTAGTTTATGAATCTTTGCTGGCAGAAACAAGTCAACAATTACCGCATTCTTTAATTAATTATGTAGTGAGAACTCAAGAGGATGTGATTTTAACTGATGCAGTTCATGAGGGAATATTTACTACAGATACTTATATACTGCAAAACCAACCAAAATCTGTATTATGCACACCAATTCTGCATCAAGGTGAGCTTTTTGGTTTATTGTATTTGGAAAATAATTTGGCTGTTGGTGCTTTCACTGCCGAAAGATTAGAAGTATTGAAAATTTTATCTTCTCAAGCGGCAATTTCGATTCAAAATGCTCAACTTTATCAAAATCTCAAGCAAGAAATTCAAGAGCGTCAACAAGCAGAAGAAGCGTTACGGGAGAGTGAGAAAAAGTTAACCCAGATTTTGGAAGCTGTTCCAGTGGGTATATTTGTAGTTGATCCCCAAGGAGAGGCTGATTATGCAAATCAAACTGCACGAAAAATTTTAGCTGTTGATCAATCTCCAACTACAGAATTAACTGAGATATATCAAGCTTATCTCCAAGGTACAGCCAAACATTATCCGACGGAGACGCAGCCAATTATCAGAGCTTTACATGGTGAAAGTATTGTGATTGATGATCTGAAATTGGAGCAGGGGAATAAAGTTGTTCCTTTGGAGGTGTTAGCAACGCCAATTTTTGATAATAAAGGTGAAATTATTTATGCGATCGCAGCTTTTCAAGATATCACACAACGCCAGCAGGCAGAAGCCGAGCGAGCTAAATTCACCCAAGAACTGGCTCAGAAAAATACAGCTTTGCAACAAGCCACAGAACAATTAGCAGAGTCTAACCGTAACTTAGAAGCTAAAGTGCAGGAGCGAACTAAGGAGTTAAGTCAAACTTTAGATATTCTCAAAGCTACTCAAGCTGAATTAGTCATTGAAAATGCTTTATTAAGGAGTACAGAACAAACTCTTACTTATGAATATCAAGTAGGCGGAAGTTTACCCATAGATGCGCCCACTTATGTTGTCCGCCAAGCTGATAGACATCTTTACAAAGCTTTGAAACAAGGAGAGTTTTGTTATATTTTCAATGCTCGACAGATGGGTAAATCTAGCTTGCGAGTCCAAATTATGAAAAGGCTACAAGCAGAAAATTTTGCTTGTGCGGCTATGGATATTTCCGAAATTGGAAATCAGCAGCTAACTTTAGAGCAGTGGTATGCAGGTTTTGTCTATATGTTAGCCAGTAGTTTAAATATTTTAGCTCAGGTGAATATTCGTAGTTGGTGGCGGGAACATGAATTGTTATCACCAGTACAGCATTTGAGTAAGTTTATTGATGAAATAGTATTGGAGAATATTCAACAAAACATAGTGATTTTCATCGATGAAATTGACAGTCTGCTCAATTTGAATTTTGCGATCGATGACTTCTTTATTCTATTGCGAAGTTTTTATAATAAACGAGCTGATTTGCCAAGATATCAACGCCTGACTTTTGTGTTGCTGGGAGTAGCACATCCTTCGCAATTAATTCTGGATAAGAAGCGCACCCCCTTTAATATTGGTCAAGCTATTCAATTAAGTGGCTTTCAATTACATGAAGCGCAACCATTACTACAAGGATTAACAGAACGA
- a CDS encoding ABC transporter ATP-binding protein — MVNNQSPPLPLLAASGLCKSFGGIKAVNEAQIEVLKGSITGLIGPNGAGKTTLFNLLSNFIRPDKGRVIFDGEQIQQLQPYQIAQQGLVRTFQVARTLSRLSVLENMLLAAQKQTGESFWQVQLQPHVVAKEEKELQERAMVLLESVGLAHKAQDYAGGLSGGQRKLLEMGRALMTNPKLILLDEPAAGVNPRLIDDICDRIVNWNRQEGLTFLIIEHNMDVIMSLCDRVWVLAEGQNLADGTPTEIQSNPQVLEAYLGK, encoded by the coding sequence TTGGTAAATAACCAATCACCGCCACTTCCCCTATTAGCAGCCTCTGGACTTTGCAAAAGCTTTGGCGGTATCAAAGCAGTGAATGAGGCACAAATTGAAGTTCTCAAAGGTAGCATTACTGGGTTGATTGGCCCCAATGGTGCGGGTAAAACTACTTTATTCAATTTACTTTCTAACTTTATCCGCCCAGATAAAGGAAGAGTAATTTTTGATGGTGAACAAATTCAGCAGTTGCAACCATACCAAATCGCCCAGCAAGGACTAGTGCGGACTTTCCAAGTAGCGCGGACTCTCTCGCGGCTGTCGGTGTTAGAAAATATGCTATTGGCGGCGCAAAAACAAACAGGCGAAAGTTTTTGGCAAGTGCAACTCCAACCCCACGTAGTCGCTAAAGAAGAAAAGGAATTGCAAGAGAGGGCAATGGTTTTGTTAGAGTCTGTGGGGTTGGCGCATAAAGCCCAAGACTATGCGGGGGGTTTGTCTGGTGGACAACGCAAGCTATTAGAAATGGGGAGGGCGTTGATGACGAATCCCAAGTTAATTTTGTTGGATGAACCAGCCGCCGGGGTGAATCCCAGGTTAATTGATGATATATGCGATCGCATTGTTAACTGGAACCGCCAAGAAGGTTTGACATTTTTAATTATTGAACACAATATGGACGTAATTATGTCCTTGTGCGATCGGGTTTGGGTATTGGCTGAAGGGCAGAATTTAGCGGATGGAACTCCCACAGAAATTCAATCCAACCCCCAAGTTTTAGAAGCTTATTTGGGTAAATAA
- a CDS encoding branched-chain amino acid ABC transporter permease produces the protein MVDYLIFLAISTAIFALFGLGLNLQWGFTGLINFGHIAFMTLGAYTTVLLSLKGVPLIISAVIGAIVAALLGLIIGFATLRLREDYLSIVTIGTGELIRLVVNNQELPVGDTWVSGAFGVQSYVIPFSTAPNLVVRLMMIGLLTLLAAVTFFTLWRWIRTAQRLLVADTAKKTSSKQELASRLGVGIVLGLLTAAIYISGVIGLYNYNPKAGLMLLSLLVLAFVFWRLEILLRSPWGRVLKAIREDEEIPKALGKNVFWYKIQSLMLGGAIAGVAGAFFAWQLSAIYPDNFQPQLTFDAWIMVILGGSGNNIGTILGAVIYFAYDSITREVLPRIIPLDEARLGAFRIMVIGLILMVLMIWRPQGILGKKEELTLGK, from the coding sequence ATGGTTGATTATTTAATTTTTTTGGCGATTTCGACGGCAATTTTTGCCCTGTTTGGTTTGGGGCTGAATTTACAGTGGGGCTTTACGGGGTTGATTAACTTTGGTCATATTGCTTTTATGACCTTGGGAGCTTACACAACAGTATTGTTAAGTTTAAAAGGCGTTCCTTTAATCATATCGGCTGTGATTGGTGCGATCGTAGCGGCTTTGTTGGGTTTAATTATTGGTTTTGCGACTCTGCGCCTGCGGGAAGATTATCTGTCGATTGTCACTATTGGTACCGGGGAACTGATTCGCTTGGTGGTGAATAACCAAGAGTTACCTGTGGGTGATACTTGGGTATCTGGGGCGTTTGGGGTGCAGAGTTATGTTATCCCATTCTCGACAGCACCTAATTTAGTAGTTCGTTTGATGATGATTGGGTTGCTGACTTTATTGGCGGCTGTAACTTTTTTCACATTGTGGCGATGGATTCGCACAGCCCAAAGATTATTGGTGGCGGATACTGCTAAAAAAACCAGCAGTAAGCAGGAATTAGCATCGCGTTTAGGTGTGGGGATTGTTTTGGGTTTGTTGACAGCCGCAATTTATATTTCTGGTGTGATTGGTTTGTATAACTACAACCCCAAAGCAGGTTTGATGTTGTTGTCGCTGTTGGTGTTGGCGTTTGTTTTTTGGCGGTTAGAAATTTTATTGCGATCGCCTTGGGGTCGCGTATTAAAAGCAATCCGCGAAGATGAAGAAATCCCGAAAGCTTTAGGTAAAAATGTTTTTTGGTACAAAATTCAATCTCTGATGTTAGGCGGTGCGATCGCAGGTGTGGCGGGTGCGTTCTTTGCTTGGCAGTTAAGCGCCATTTATCCTGATAACTTCCAGCCCCAACTCACTTTCGACGCTTGGATTATGGTAATTTTAGGCGGTTCTGGGAATAACATCGGCACAATCTTAGGTGCAGTTATTTACTTTGCCTACGATTCCATTACCAGAGAAGTTCTACCCAGAATCATTCCCTTAGATGAAGCGCGGCTGGGTGCATTTCGGATTATGGTCATTGGTTTAATTTTAATGGTGCTAATGATTTGGCGACCTCAAGGTATTTTAGGGAAAAAGGAGGAACTCACCCTTGGTAAATAA
- a CDS encoding glucose-6-phosphate isomerase gives MDAIALWQRYQDWLYFHEGLGLYVDVSRMGFDDAFVESLRPKFDKAFADMAELEKGAIANPDENRMVGHYWLRNPDLAPTPELTQEIVQTLEQIEAFAEKIQTGAIHPPKANRFTDIISIGIGGSALGPEFVAEALAADFPPLKIHFIDNTDPAGIDRVLNQLRNNLASTLVLVISKSGGTPEPRNGMIEVKKAYAGHNLDFAQYAVAITSPGSNLDKVAQSEGWLATFPMYDWVGGRTSEMSTVGLVPAALQGIDIRAILDGAKEMDDATRVADIKKNPAALLALSWYYAGNGKGEKDMVVLPYKDSLALFSRYLQQLVMESLGKEKDLDGNIVHQGIAVYGNKGSTDQHAYVQQLRDGVPNFFATLIEVLEDRQGQSPEIDPGVTSGDYLAGFLQGTRKALYENQRDSITITIPQVNARTVGALIALYDRAVGFYGNLVNINAYHQPGVEAGKKAAAAILDLQTKVVTVLQSEKTPLSLSEIAEKVGAKEEVEAIYKILRHLHANQRGVVLQGDFAQPNSLKASIS, from the coding sequence ATGGATGCGATAGCACTTTGGCAAAGATACCAAGATTGGTTATATTTCCACGAGGGATTGGGACTATATGTAGATGTAAGCCGGATGGGTTTTGATGATGCCTTCGTGGAGTCATTGCGTCCGAAATTTGACAAAGCATTTGCTGATATGGCGGAATTAGAAAAGGGTGCGATCGCCAATCCCGATGAAAACCGTATGGTTGGACATTACTGGCTGCGAAACCCTGATTTAGCACCCACGCCAGAACTCACCCAAGAAATTGTCCAAACACTCGAACAAATTGAAGCCTTCGCCGAAAAAATCCAAACCGGCGCAATTCATCCGCCCAAAGCTAATCGTTTCACTGATATCATCTCCATTGGTATTGGTGGTTCTGCCCTCGGCCCCGAATTTGTCGCCGAAGCCCTCGCCGCCGACTTTCCTCCCCTCAAAATTCACTTTATTGACAATACCGACCCCGCAGGTATTGACCGCGTTCTTAACCAATTACGCAACAACCTTGCCAGCACCTTAGTTTTGGTCATCTCCAAATCAGGCGGTACACCAGAACCCCGCAACGGTATGATTGAAGTTAAAAAAGCCTACGCTGGCCACAATCTCGATTTTGCTCAATATGCTGTAGCCATTACCAGTCCTGGCAGTAACTTAGATAAAGTTGCCCAGTCTGAAGGTTGGTTAGCCACATTCCCCATGTATGACTGGGTAGGCGGTCGTACCTCCGAAATGTCAACAGTGGGTTTAGTCCCAGCTGCACTGCAAGGCATCGATATACGTGCCATCCTTGACGGTGCTAAAGAAATGGATGATGCTACCCGCGTTGCTGATATCAAAAAGAATCCAGCCGCGTTATTAGCATTGTCTTGGTACTACGCTGGCAATGGTAAAGGCGAAAAAGACATGGTTGTTCTGCCTTACAAAGACAGCTTGGCACTGTTCAGCCGCTATTTACAGCAGCTAGTAATGGAATCTTTGGGTAAAGAAAAAGACTTAGACGGTAATATTGTCCATCAAGGTATTGCCGTTTACGGTAACAAAGGTTCCACAGACCAACATGCTTACGTCCAACAATTGCGTGATGGTGTACCAAACTTCTTTGCTACTTTGATTGAAGTTTTAGAAGACCGTCAAGGTCAATCCCCAGAAATCGATCCTGGCGTGACATCTGGCGATTATCTGGCTGGTTTCCTCCAAGGAACACGCAAAGCCCTTTATGAAAATCAGCGCGATTCAATTACTATAACGATTCCTCAAGTTAATGCCCGCACCGTCGGCGCTTTAATTGCCTTGTATGACCGTGCCGTTGGTTTTTATGGCAACTTAGTAAACATTAACGCTTATCACCAACCAGGAGTAGAAGCAGGTAAAAAAGCCGCCGCCGCTATTCTGGATTTGCAAACTAAAGTAGTTACTGTTTTGCAAAGTGAAAAAACACCCCTTTCCTTGTCAGAAATTGCCGAAAAAGTGGGTGCTAAAGAAGAAGTAGAAGCAATTTACAAAATTCTGCGTCACTTACACGCCAATCAACGGGGCGTAGTGTTGCAAGGCGATTTTGCTCAACCAAACAGTTTAAAAGCTTCTATTAGCTAA
- a CDS encoding Nif11-like leader peptide family natural product precursor: MYYQLWNLFLSEDKYFYWKEKVKLLPRFDHFTWQKIIDFLSLVEQNFFLSTQLEKIDSIEEFLILAKENGYKLTQEAVAWFVITRKQIWDLLDTAQKIPSLKEQLLAAKNPQQFIKIATEHRFHFSIEELAWLLTEVKCSPELVSLNNSVGEIFTASNYGRIEIGYWIWLAEDWGIVPPFCHVHKSDNLVSENILNPFFLDRCFLPKSYFTQRLMSVV; the protein is encoded by the coding sequence ATGTATTATCAACTCTGGAATTTATTCTTGAGCGAGGATAAGTATTTCTATTGGAAGGAGAAGGTCAAATTACTGCCAAGATTTGACCATTTTACATGGCAGAAAATTATTGATTTTTTATCACTAGTAGAGCAGAATTTTTTTCTCAGTACTCAACTAGAAAAAATCGATAGCATTGAAGAGTTTCTGATATTGGCTAAAGAAAATGGGTACAAATTGACTCAAGAAGCAGTTGCATGGTTTGTAATTACCAGAAAACAAATTTGGGATTTGTTGGATACTGCACAGAAAATCCCATCTTTAAAAGAACAATTACTAGCTGCTAAAAATCCACAACAGTTTATTAAAATAGCTACCGAGCATCGGTTTCATTTTTCTATTGAAGAATTAGCATGGCTATTAACTGAAGTTAAATGTTCGCCAGAATTAGTATCTCTCAATAATAGTGTGGGAGAAATTTTCACAGCTTCAAATTACGGCAGAATTGAAATCGGATATTGGATTTGGTTAGCCGAAGATTGGGGAATAGTACCACCATTCTGTCATGTGCATAAATCTGATAATCTTGTCAGTGAAAATATCCTCAATCCATTTTTCCTAGATCGCTGCTTTTTACCTAAGAGCTACTTTACTCAAAGGTTGATGAGTGTGGTGTGA
- a CDS encoding translation initiation factor codes for MVNGFFQRAKEFFTGSNNNEFDQETDKSNVRPDSEDDYLEPEDQIYEGLSPANQEPSSDTPDEYSNISPTSADPFGDPADEYGRK; via the coding sequence ATGGTAAACGGCTTTTTTCAAAGAGCGAAAGAGTTTTTCACAGGCTCAAATAATAATGAGTTTGACCAAGAGACAGATAAAAGTAATGTGCGTCCAGATAGCGAAGATGATTATCTTGAGCCAGAAGACCAAATTTATGAAGGCTTAAGTCCAGCTAATCAAGAACCCTCTAGCGACACGCCTGATGAGTACAGCAATATTAGTCCAACTAGTGCAGACCCTTTTGGCGATCCGGCTGATGAATATGGACGCAAGTAA
- a CDS encoding aspartyl protease has product MIQGSFGENGQLFFVIELITEDGLNLPVDTMLDTGFTGFLALNQQDIESLGWSYLGRDTLRTAQGETSFKVYLGKLILDEKEYEIPVYAGDEITEFLLGSEWLKILPLLVNYQAGILTLG; this is encoded by the coding sequence ATGATTCAGGGCAGCTTTGGAGAAAATGGGCAACTATTTTTTGTGATTGAGTTAATTACTGAAGATGGGTTAAATTTACCTGTAGATACCATGTTAGATACTGGCTTCACAGGCTTTTTAGCTCTAAACCAGCAAGATATAGAGAGTTTAGGCTGGTCTTATCTTGGTAGAGATACTTTACGAACTGCACAAGGCGAAACCTCATTCAAGGTATATTTAGGAAAGTTAATATTAGACGAAAAAGAGTATGAAATCCCTGTGTATGCAGGGGATGAGATTACAGAATTTTTGTTAGGTTCAGAGTGGTTAAAAATCTTGCCATTGCTTGTTAATTATCAAGCCGGCATTTTGACCTTGGGATAA